Proteins from one Mucilaginibacter jinjuensis genomic window:
- a CDS encoding SusC/RagA family TonB-linked outer membrane protein, with the protein MKKPLHLTCLLVFASAGAFASTQMAKSADVARSLTKANVVAFTKTVGAAAVQGTVRDNGGLPLIGVSVTVKGTTNGTQTDTQGKFSLSTKAGDVLVFSYIGYKTQEVPVGDGTALNVVLLSDEKSLQEVVVTAFGIKRSEKSLTYSAQQVSGDELTRAKSDNLVNSLNGKVPGVTITPSASGVGGSAKVILRGNKSFSGNNQPLYVIDGIPMTNNAGLNSTAGSGTATGQPNNPFGGSTSVDNGDGISNLNPDDIESMSVLKGAAASALYGSQGANGVILITTKKGKAGKTQINYNSSYQLSNIAYKPEFQNDYGRTTATANDSWGAKTSGASQDNLDAYFRTGYNWTNSINLSGGNEVAQTYFSYANTRANGVEPTNELSRNNFNLRETGKFLNNKLTVDGNVNYISQRIKNTPALGLYFNPLTGLYLFPRGMDITPYKNQYEFANQTGYARQNWDVSEDLQQNPWWIANRNPNFLNRDRFLFNGSVKYDFTNWLSFQVRGNFDRSADSYEQDLYSGTQATLSKPNGQFILNNQTQEQKYGDALLTFKVPMSGPIKIDGIAGGSITDSKVVGTNLGAGLGLSTPNLFIAQNTIVSGTNSNASTLPLSHNQLQSLYGNVNLSYKEWLFLNLTARNDWSSNLSYTPNGSYFYPSAGLSVLLNQVLKLPAFISYAKVRGNYAEVGNTVPQYVTNPVNYLDATGSVVLSTVAPFGTLKPERTKTYEFGADVRFFNDDLNLSFNYYKSNTRNQFVQVTPSVATGYSVGYINAGEVENKGFEFLIGYNIINNGKFKWNSSVNASRNINKILDVDSKDGINQFILTSNANTNYESILAKGGSYGDIYGYTVKRDASGRILLNDDGTPQTNNGFNKIGNPTPKFSAGWNNTFNYKNFNLSVLVDGKFGGQVLSETQAIMDQYGVSKTTGDARNSGGVSVNGVNATTGAPVSTVNAKTWYTSIGGRQGVSEMYMYSATVVRLREASFGYTFPIDNKVVKNLRLSVVGRNLLYFYKKAPFDPELSMSTGNGLSGIDIFNQPATRNIGLNLNVTF; encoded by the coding sequence ATGAAAAAACCATTACATCTAACATGTTTGCTGGTTTTTGCTTCTGCAGGTGCTTTTGCATCAACGCAGATGGCAAAATCTGCAGATGTTGCGAGATCTTTAACAAAGGCTAATGTGGTTGCGTTTACTAAAACAGTAGGGGCTGCCGCTGTGCAGGGCACCGTGCGCGACAACGGCGGTTTACCGCTTATCGGTGTAAGTGTTACCGTTAAAGGCACAACCAACGGTACACAAACAGATACCCAAGGTAAATTTAGCTTATCAACCAAAGCAGGCGACGTGCTTGTATTTAGCTACATCGGCTACAAAACGCAGGAAGTACCGGTAGGCGATGGCACCGCATTAAACGTTGTGTTGTTAAGCGATGAGAAAAGCTTACAGGAAGTTGTGGTAACTGCATTTGGTATAAAACGTTCGGAGAAATCACTTACTTATAGCGCACAACAAGTATCGGGCGATGAGTTAACCAGAGCAAAAAGCGATAACCTGGTAAACAGCCTGAACGGAAAAGTTCCGGGTGTTACCATTACGCCAAGCGCATCAGGTGTTGGTGGATCTGCCAAAGTTATTTTGCGTGGTAATAAATCTTTTTCAGGTAACAACCAGCCACTATATGTTATTGATGGTATCCCGATGACCAACAATGCTGGCTTAAACAGCACTGCTGGTAGCGGAACTGCAACAGGCCAGCCTAATAACCCATTCGGTGGTTCTACAAGTGTTGATAACGGTGATGGTATCAGCAACCTTAACCCCGACGATATCGAAAGCATGAGCGTTTTAAAAGGCGCTGCTGCTTCGGCATTGTATGGTAGCCAGGGTGCAAATGGTGTTATCTTAATTACCACTAAAAAAGGTAAAGCCGGTAAAACACAAATTAACTACAACTCATCTTATCAGCTTAGCAATATTGCCTATAAGCCAGAGTTCCAAAATGACTACGGTAGAACTACAGCAACTGCTAACGATAGCTGGGGAGCCAAAACCTCAGGCGCTTCTCAGGATAACCTGGATGCCTATTTCAGAACAGGTTATAACTGGACAAACTCAATTAACCTTTCGGGCGGAAATGAAGTTGCACAAACTTATTTTTCTTATGCAAACACCCGCGCCAATGGTGTTGAGCCAACCAATGAGTTAAGCAGAAATAACTTTAACCTACGCGAAACGGGTAAGTTTTTAAACAATAAGCTTACCGTTGATGGTAATGTTAACTACATTAGCCAGCGTATTAAAAATACACCTGCTTTAGGTTTGTATTTTAACCCGTTAACAGGTTTGTATTTGTTTCCAAGAGGGATGGACATTACCCCTTATAAAAACCAATACGAGTTTGCTAATCAAACCGGTTATGCGAGACAAAACTGGGATGTTAGTGAAGATCTTCAGCAAAACCCGTGGTGGATTGCCAACCGTAACCCTAACTTCTTAAACCGCGATCGTTTCTTATTTAACGGTAGTGTGAAATATGATTTTACGAATTGGTTAAGCTTCCAGGTAAGAGGTAACTTCGACCGTTCTGCCGATAGCTACGAACAGGACCTGTACTCGGGTACACAGGCTACCTTATCAAAACCAAACGGACAGTTTATCTTAAATAACCAAACCCAGGAGCAAAAATACGGTGATGCGTTATTGACATTTAAAGTGCCAATGAGCGGCCCGATTAAAATTGATGGTATAGCAGGCGGTAGCATTACCGATTCGAAAGTTGTTGGTACCAATCTTGGCGCAGGTTTAGGTTTATCTACTCCCAACTTATTTATAGCGCAAAATACAATTGTTAGCGGTACAAACAGTAACGCATCAACATTGCCATTAAGCCACAATCAATTACAATCTCTTTACGGTAACGTAAACTTATCGTACAAAGAGTGGTTATTCTTAAACTTAACCGCAAGAAACGACTGGTCTTCAAACCTTTCTTATACACCTAACGGTTCTTATTTTTATCCATCTGCCGGTTTATCAGTATTGCTTAATCAGGTGTTGAAACTACCTGCATTTATCAGCTATGCTAAAGTAAGAGGTAACTATGCCGAAGTTGGTAACACCGTACCACAGTACGTAACCAATCCGGTTAACTATTTAGATGCAACAGGTTCAGTAGTATTAAGTACAGTTGCACCTTTCGGTACATTGAAACCAGAAAGAACAAAAACCTATGAATTTGGTGCTGATGTACGTTTCTTTAATGACGATCTGAACCTGTCATTCAACTACTACAAATCAAACACCCGTAACCAGTTTGTACAGGTTACGCCTTCTGTAGCAACCGGCTATAGCGTTGGTTACATTAATGCAGGCGAGGTTGAAAACAAAGGTTTCGAGTTTTTAATCGGATATAACATCATCAACAACGGTAAGTTTAAATGGAACTCATCTGTTAATGCCAGCAGAAACATCAATAAAATCCTTGATGTAGATAGCAAAGACGGTATCAACCAGTTTATTTTAACAAGCAACGCTAATACCAACTACGAATCTATCCTGGCTAAAGGTGGTTCTTATGGCGATATTTATGGCTATACTGTAAAACGCGATGCTTCAGGCCGTATCTTATTAAATGATGATGGTACGCCTCAAACTAACAACGGCTTTAACAAAATAGGTAACCCAACACCTAAATTCTCAGCTGGATGGAATAACACATTCAACTACAAAAACTTCAATTTAAGCGTATTAGTTGATGGCAAATTTGGCGGACAAGTATTGTCGGAAACCCAAGCCATTATGGATCAGTACGGTGTATCAAAAACTACCGGCGATGCCAGGAATAGTGGTGGTGTTAGCGTTAACGGCGTAAATGCAACAACAGGCGCACCTGTATCAACAGTAAATGCCAAAACATGGTATACCAGTATTGGCGGCCGTCAGGGTGTTTCTGAGATGTACATGTACAGCGCTACTGTAGTACGTTTGCGTGAGGCATCATTTGGATATACTTTCCCTATTGATAACAAAGTTGTTAAAAACCTGAGATTGTCAGTTGTAGGCAGAAACCTGCTGTATTTCTACAAAAAAGCACCATTTGATCCTGAATTGTCAATGTCTACCGGTAACGGTTTAAGCGGTATCGACATATTTAACCAGCCGGCTACACGTAATATCGGTCTTAACCTGAATGTTACTTTCTAA
- a CDS encoding sigma-70 family RNA polymerase sigma factor: MYYVDQREPAEEIVSEVFVRCWNNRKSLTHIEFPETYLFVAVKNQSLKHCKKFSGIHLVEIESTHEVQMVDLADPARKLELKELHHRLDTAIDTLPNQSRMVFKMIKENGLKYKEVADILDISPRTVQTQLFRAIAKLRTILHADQLPGSKSTHVDKLLSLVVFLNFVYYFTIACRHF; encoded by the coding sequence ATGTATTATGTAGACCAGCGTGAACCTGCCGAAGAAATTGTATCTGAAGTATTTGTACGCTGCTGGAACAACCGGAAATCATTAACCCATATCGAGTTTCCGGAAACGTATTTGTTTGTTGCGGTTAAAAATCAATCGCTAAAGCACTGCAAAAAATTCTCGGGTATTCACCTGGTGGAGATCGAGAGTACGCACGAAGTACAAATGGTAGATCTGGCCGACCCTGCCAGGAAACTGGAGTTAAAGGAACTGCACCACCGTTTGGATACTGCCATTGATACGCTGCCCAACCAGTCGAGAATGGTTTTTAAGATGATTAAGGAGAATGGCTTAAAATACAAGGAGGTTGCAGATATTTTGGACATCTCGCCCCGCACTGTACAGACCCAACTTTTCAGGGCAATTGCCAAGCTTAGAACCATTCTGCATGCCGATCAATTACCCGGCAGCAAATCTACTCACGTCGATAAATTACTCTCCCTGGTGGTATTTTTAAACTTTGTCTATTATTTTACTATAGCTTGTAGGCATTTTTAA
- a CDS encoding FecR family protein, protein MIEDRFTELLAKKLTGEISPEESQEFNSLLISNEGYRKEYESLKTYWQQDEEPQNNIAGIFEDIKRRTDIHEREEQEKVKIYQLKKQNNWLRGVAATAAVLLLSFGAYKLLNKNTSATAYAALKQLHTPSRITSHLILADGTQVTLNSESSIKYPASFDGKTREVYLNGEAYFDVKHDAQHPFIVHTSKFNIRVLGTAFDVKSYDNDAVKEATLIRGSIRVTFPNQPNTAVMLKPTDKLLMQNDQYQLTKQTYYNQPGGDIVETAWLSNKLSFKNQPFDQLANTLSRRFGIAIKFDNNNLKNSTFTGDYDREDLNQVLLSLQTVKPFHYRIKGNSVVIY, encoded by the coding sequence ATGATCGAAGACCGCTTTACAGAATTGCTGGCCAAAAAGCTAACAGGCGAAATATCTCCCGAAGAATCTCAGGAGTTTAACAGCCTGTTGATCAGCAATGAAGGCTATCGTAAAGAGTATGAATCATTAAAAACTTACTGGCAGCAAGATGAGGAACCTCAAAACAACATAGCCGGTATTTTTGAAGATATTAAAAGAAGAACCGACATTCACGAACGTGAAGAGCAGGAAAAAGTAAAAATTTATCAGCTTAAAAAACAAAATAACTGGCTACGTGGCGTTGCCGCAACTGCAGCAGTATTGTTGTTATCATTCGGCGCTTATAAACTGTTAAATAAAAACACCTCTGCAACAGCTTATGCTGCTTTAAAGCAATTGCATACCCCAAGCCGCATTACATCGCACCTGATACTGGCCGATGGTACGCAGGTCACCCTTAACTCAGAATCGAGCATTAAATATCCGGCTTCGTTTGATGGTAAAACCCGTGAAGTTTATTTAAATGGCGAAGCTTATTTCGATGTAAAGCACGATGCGCAGCATCCATTTATTGTACATACCTCAAAATTTAACATTAGGGTACTGGGTACTGCTTTCGATGTAAAGAGCTACGATAACGATGCGGTTAAAGAAGCTACTTTAATTCGCGGAAGCATCAGGGTTACTTTTCCAAACCAACCCAACACTGCAGTAATGCTGAAACCAACTGATAAACTGTTAATGCAAAACGACCAATATCAGCTTACCAAACAAACTTATTACAACCAGCCCGGCGGCGATATTGTTGAAACAGCCTGGTTAAGCAATAAGTTAAGCTTTAAGAATCAGCCGTTTGACCAATTAGCCAACACACTTTCACGCAGATTTGGCATTGCAATAAAGTTTGATAATAACAACCTGAAAAATTCTACCTTTACCGGCGATTACGACAGAGAAGATTTAAACCAGGTATTATTATCACTTCAAACCGTTAAGCCTTTCCATTACCGGATAAAGGGTAACAGTGTAGTGATATATTAA
- a CDS encoding SusC/RagA family TonB-linked outer membrane protein: protein MVVLSLPAYAQTKVSLSLRRATFEEFLNAIKQQTNYRFVYSPADLPNKQISLKVKNQEALSVLDKQFTGTDYTYTLLADNLIAVSPRNLNTNKITISGIIINSEGIAMQGVSITLPSSKNGTVTDEKGQFSISVLPGQKLIISHIGYKSQDIALQLSIGHLIIALEQNLNQLNEIVVTALNIGKEDRKVGYAVSTINGDDITRAREANMVMDLEGKVAGLNISGVYGGPSSSSRILLRGATSMNAGSPLVILNGVPIDNTQRGSANEYGGADYGDGISNLNPDDIDKLTVLKGSAASALYGARAANGVIIVTTKTAKKNTGIAVEYNMNLSYDKAVNNTDFQYVYGQGIQNKRPNDLENAIASSLSSWGEKLDGQPSVQLNGTTQPYVAVKDNVQQFYRAGPSFTNTVAVSGGNDKGIFRLSASNLSYESVLPNSGLNRKTINLNTGYDITPRLNVSFYGNYVYELGKNRSYLSDGPMNANYGIEFLATSAQQALLKPGFDPQTGVETTWNSDEYKTNPYFVINKQVDNSTRNRFITSTVARYKIADRTYLQARFGYDISNDNLLNVLPTGTAFTINQQGTLNDKINSQTYELNTDLLFTTNRNITKDLSFDFSAGGNFRKRYQDQLVYSGSQFIIPYVYEISNLASITSTHNIYQLVTESAYYTADLNFKRYLNLSITGRDDVYSTLPSNNRNIFVPGVSGSFIFSDLVHLPAVEYGKLRMSFAKTSGEPGQPYTTQTYFTPGDPINKTPTGDFGRDLPNYNLKPFTLNEFETGINLMFLNNRLGIDATYFHRVTNNEITNAAQSVTTGFTSAYVNLGKTLNKGTEIVLTALPVKCRNFSWNITLNYTHIKNTLLSIDGSSTYVLTGTYRPLNANTAMVTGKSITQIMAYDYKRNAQGQIIIDNNGIPERGDLKPMGGTLPTDFGGITNTFRYRNFSLSFLVDFKLGSKILSATENYSYTYGLNKATLVGRETGVVAQGVHEDGTPNTINVPAYNYYPQLASNISELSVINGSFIKFRQLTLGYTIIPHSEKTRFIQSIAIDLVGRNLFTLLKYSKNIDPESEFSPNLTYAGIEGASLPSVRTLGVNFNIKFR, encoded by the coding sequence ATGGTTGTTTTAAGCCTGCCTGCTTATGCGCAAACAAAGGTGTCCTTATCATTGCGCCGTGCAACGTTCGAGGAGTTTCTCAACGCCATTAAACAGCAAACCAATTACCGCTTTGTTTACAGCCCTGCCGACTTACCCAACAAACAAATCAGCCTAAAAGTTAAAAACCAGGAAGCTTTATCTGTATTGGATAAACAATTTACCGGTACCGATTATACATACACCCTGCTTGCCGATAACCTGATTGCCGTTAGCCCCCGCAACCTCAATACAAATAAAATTACCATTAGCGGAATTATAATCAATAGTGAGGGTATTGCTATGCAGGGTGTTTCTATCACCTTACCCAGTAGTAAAAACGGTACGGTTACAGATGAGAAAGGGCAATTCTCAATCAGTGTTCTCCCGGGTCAAAAGTTGATCATCTCACATATTGGCTACAAAAGCCAGGATATAGCATTGCAACTAAGCATTGGCCATTTGATTATTGCATTGGAACAAAACCTCAACCAGCTAAATGAAATTGTAGTTACCGCCCTAAACATCGGCAAAGAAGACCGGAAAGTAGGTTACGCTGTAAGCACGATTAACGGTGATGATATTACCCGTGCCCGCGAAGCCAATATGGTGATGGATTTAGAGGGCAAAGTAGCAGGCTTAAATATCAGCGGGGTTTATGGCGGGCCTTCCTCCTCTTCACGGATCTTACTGCGCGGTGCGACCAGTATGAATGCGGGTTCGCCGTTAGTAATTTTAAATGGTGTGCCTATTGATAACACCCAACGCGGCAGTGCAAACGAATACGGTGGTGCAGATTACGGCGATGGTATCAGTAACTTAAATCCCGATGATATTGATAAACTTACCGTTTTGAAGGGCTCTGCGGCTTCGGCCCTGTATGGTGCAAGGGCTGCCAATGGCGTGATCATTGTAACCACTAAAACTGCTAAAAAGAATACGGGAATTGCAGTTGAATATAACATGAACCTGTCGTACGATAAGGCAGTGAACAATACCGATTTTCAATATGTATACGGGCAGGGTATACAAAACAAACGGCCAAATGACCTGGAAAACGCCATTGCATCGAGCCTCTCGAGCTGGGGTGAAAAACTGGATGGCCAGCCGAGCGTGCAACTAAATGGCACAACTCAACCTTATGTAGCTGTAAAAGATAATGTGCAGCAGTTTTATCGCGCCGGCCCATCATTCACCAATACCGTTGCCGTGAGCGGAGGTAATGATAAGGGAATTTTTCGTCTGTCAGCATCCAATCTTAGTTACGAATCAGTGTTGCCTAATAGCGGCCTTAACCGTAAAACCATCAATTTAAATACCGGGTACGATATTACACCGCGCCTTAACGTAAGTTTTTACGGCAACTATGTTTACGAGCTCGGCAAAAACAGATCATACCTGAGCGATGGGCCGATGAACGCAAATTACGGTATCGAGTTTCTGGCTACCAGTGCGCAACAGGCTTTATTAAAACCTGGCTTCGACCCTCAAACTGGTGTTGAAACAACCTGGAATAGCGATGAATATAAAACCAACCCATACTTTGTAATTAACAAACAGGTTGATAATTCAACCCGCAACCGTTTTATAACCTCTACTGTTGCCCGGTATAAAATTGCCGACCGTACTTATTTACAGGCACGTTTCGGCTACGATATAAGCAATGATAACCTGCTTAATGTTTTACCTACCGGCACAGCATTTACTATTAACCAGCAAGGCACACTTAACGATAAAATTAACAGCCAAACTTACGAGCTCAATACCGATCTACTTTTCACTACAAACAGAAATATAACCAAAGATCTAAGCTTCGATTTTTCGGCAGGGGGCAATTTCCGTAAACGATACCAGGATCAATTGGTTTACAGCGGCTCGCAGTTCATTATACCTTATGTGTACGAAATATCAAACCTGGCCAGTATTACTTCAACCCATAATATTTACCAGCTGGTTACAGAATCGGCTTACTATACTGCCGATTTAAATTTTAAGCGTTATTTAAACCTCTCCATAACCGGGCGCGATGATGTTTACTCTACCCTGCCCTCCAACAATCGTAACATCTTTGTGCCGGGTGTTTCAGGTAGCTTTATATTTTCAGACCTTGTTCATTTACCAGCTGTTGAGTATGGTAAACTGCGCATGAGCTTTGCCAAAACCAGCGGCGAGCCTGGCCAGCCTTACACTACGCAAACCTATTTTACACCCGGCGACCCTATCAATAAAACACCTACCGGCGACTTTGGTCGTGATTTGCCCAACTATAACCTGAAACCATTTACCCTAAACGAGTTTGAAACAGGTATAAACCTCATGTTTTTAAATAACCGCTTAGGAATTGATGCCACTTATTTTCACCGTGTTACCAATAATGAGATTACAAATGCGGCACAGTCTGTTACAACCGGCTTTACTTCTGCGTATGTAAACCTGGGTAAGACATTGAACAAAGGCACCGAAATTGTGCTGACTGCTTTACCCGTTAAATGCCGCAATTTTAGCTGGAACATTACGTTGAATTATACGCACATTAAAAATACATTACTATCGATAGACGGCTCGAGCACCTACGTACTTACGGGTACCTACAGGCCGCTTAATGCCAATACAGCCATGGTAACAGGTAAATCCATCACCCAGATTATGGCTTACGATTATAAGCGCAATGCACAGGGACAAATTATTATTGATAACAACGGCATACCCGAGCGCGGAGATCTTAAACCTATGGGCGGCACCTTGCCAACTGATTTTGGCGGTATAACCAACACGTTCAGATACCGCAACTTCAGTCTGTCGTTTTTAGTTGATTTTAAATTGGGCAGTAAGATTCTATCGGCTACCGAGAACTACTCGTACACTTATGGCTTAAATAAAGCCACATTGGTGGGCAGGGAAACCGGTGTAGTGGCACAAGGCGTGCATGAAGATGGTACACCTAACACCATTAATGTGCCTGCTTATAATTATTACCCACAGCTGGCTTCCAATATTTCTGAGCTATCGGTTATTAATGGCAGCTTTATCAAATTCAGGCAGTTAACTTTGGGTTATACCATTATACCACATTCGGAAAAAACGCGTTTTATTCAGTCGATAGCCATTGATCTGGTTGGCAGAAACCTGTTTACTTTGCTTAAATATTCAAAGAATATCGACCCGGAATCTGAGTTTTCGCCCAACCTTACTTATGCAGGTATCGAGGGTGCTTCGCTCCCATCGGTACGCACATTGGGTGTAAACTTTAACATCAAATTCAGGTAG
- a CDS encoding SusD/RagB family nutrient-binding outer membrane lipoprotein gives MKNIYIVFLICSLFVMGCTKAQLDNINTDPTKSTAANTDPNILLSNAQFNYSNIGYYQLLYESTMMQLLSSTYYYYNNGDKYINVANFTDYQGRVFDEGYAQSSTIREMQTLAMQKDSVKYSNLNAVGDIMFVLILQRITDMYGDVPYSQADKATEGIKYPVYDLQQDIYNSMLNDLNRAVNKLDPNKSQPTADLFYNGDINKWKRLGYSLMLRVAMRLTKADPVTAQKWAEKAAAGGTFNDVNDNAIVLTDATNYKNQNGTSIAMRNASDYREVRWSKTLIDFLRNTNDPRLGVIAEVAKDGLANNNNQNMAGNTDPAVQAGMPNGYDLQGGTTDIRTSPNYPGGTGTGGDFAPLGKFSRPRTSVYLKLGGPNIIMTYAETELLLAEASLRGWNITGSAAQHYANGLKGSLQSMAQIDTGAAIADATIGTYISAHPLNISSTNAALEMINNQYWATTGTDFNFIEAWFNWKRSGYPKLIPINYPGNVTNGTIPRRMIYLSTEILNNPDNYKAAVARLPGGDVLTGRVWWDK, from the coding sequence ATGAAAAACATTTATATCGTTTTCCTGATATGCAGTCTGTTTGTAATGGGTTGTACCAAAGCTCAGTTGGATAACATTAATACCGATCCAACCAAGTCAACCGCCGCCAATACCGATCCTAATATTTTACTTTCTAACGCACAGTTCAATTATTCGAACATCGGGTATTACCAATTGCTGTACGAGAGCACGATGATGCAACTCTTGTCATCAACCTATTACTACTATAACAACGGCGATAAATATATTAACGTAGCCAATTTTACTGATTACCAGGGCCGTGTTTTTGATGAAGGTTACGCCCAATCGTCAACCATACGCGAAATGCAGACGCTCGCCATGCAAAAGGATTCGGTAAAATACTCAAACCTTAATGCCGTAGGGGATATTATGTTTGTGCTGATATTACAACGCATTACCGACATGTATGGCGATGTCCCCTACTCACAAGCAGATAAAGCTACCGAGGGCATTAAATACCCTGTTTACGACCTGCAGCAGGATATTTATAACAGCATGTTAAATGATCTGAACCGCGCTGTAAATAAGCTCGATCCCAATAAATCACAACCTACAGCCGATTTATTTTACAACGGTGATATTAATAAGTGGAAGCGTTTAGGTTATTCACTAATGCTGCGCGTAGCTATGCGCTTAACCAAAGCCGACCCGGTAACGGCACAAAAATGGGCAGAGAAAGCAGCTGCCGGCGGCACATTTAATGATGTGAACGATAACGCCATTGTACTTACAGATGCCACCAATTATAAAAACCAGAATGGCACATCTATTGCCATGCGTAACGCATCAGATTACCGTGAGGTGCGCTGGAGTAAAACGTTGATCGATTTTCTGCGGAATACGAATGACCCACGGCTTGGTGTAATAGCCGAAGTTGCTAAAGATGGCTTAGCCAATAACAATAACCAAAATATGGCAGGCAATACAGACCCGGCCGTGCAAGCCGGTATGCCTAACGGATACGATTTACAAGGCGGTACTACAGACATTCGCACTTCTCCTAACTATCCGGGCGGCACAGGTACAGGTGGCGACTTTGCCCCCTTGGGTAAGTTTTCGCGCCCGCGTACATCGGTATATCTTAAACTGGGTGGCCCCAACATCATCATGACCTATGCCGAAACCGAACTACTACTTGCCGAAGCCAGTTTACGGGGATGGAATATAACAGGATCGGCGGCGCAACATTATGCCAATGGACTAAAAGGATCTTTGCAATCTATGGCCCAGATAGATACAGGGGCTGCCATCGCCGATGCTACTATAGGAACTTATATAAGCGCCCACCCGCTGAATATAAGCAGTACCAATGCCGCTTTAGAAATGATCAATAACCAATATTGGGCCACAACTGGTACCGATTTTAACTTTATTGAGGCTTGGTTTAACTGGAAAAGATCCGGCTACCCTAAGCTGATACCTATAAATTATCCGGGTAATGTTACCAATGGAACCATTCCACGCCGAATGATCTACCTATCTACCGAAATACTCAATAACCCTGATAACTATAAAGCTGCGGTTGCCCGCCTGCCCGGCGGTGATGTTTTAACAGGCCGTGTTTGGTGGGATAAATAA
- a CDS encoding neutral/alkaline non-lysosomal ceramidase N-terminal domain-containing protein, with protein MCRKLLTITLRLFAILFVTSVSLCCVLDKAFAENGKLLAGTSKINITPKTNEPIHDSVYARSLVLDANGKRLAFVSVDLAIFTSDRLEKICKEKYGLTQLILCSSHTHSEPQVGNKMAFQGNPYNSFYEDQIIKVVGEAVNHLFEARIGAGQRSFPQLGFNRLIVREDGHAKQSWIGDAHYKVENPDRIPFGPVDPEVGVIKIEDMKGNTRALVMNYAMHADIVCFNYAISADYPGVASRKVEEAYNNKVNCLFIQGAGGNIEALQISPRRSGPNDAVQTNYAPMERTGELLAWEVLKLAKSITPLDGQTDIKYVTDSLQFTGRYHKSLKYDVHLSTLILNNQIAIAICPGELFVQFELEWKKHMQLADKKGFFFGYSWSGGNWPGYVADVRSAALGGYGADENDDLIEVGAGENIMTQQLKNYYNLTGLMRQEPPKQ; from the coding sequence ATGTGTAGAAAATTACTTACTATCACTCTCCGCTTATTTGCGATTTTATTTGTAACCAGCGTTAGCCTATGCTGCGTTTTAGATAAAGCTTTTGCCGAAAATGGAAAGTTGCTTGCCGGAACCTCTAAAATCAACATCACGCCCAAAACCAATGAACCGATACATGATTCGGTATATGCCCGTAGCCTGGTGCTTGATGCAAATGGCAAACGGCTTGCTTTTGTATCTGTTGACCTCGCCATTTTTACGAGCGACAGGCTGGAAAAAATATGCAAGGAAAAATATGGACTTACACAATTGATCCTGTGTTCTTCCCACACCCATTCAGAACCTCAGGTAGGCAACAAAATGGCTTTTCAGGGTAATCCGTACAATTCATTTTATGAAGATCAGATCATTAAGGTTGTTGGCGAGGCTGTGAACCATTTATTTGAAGCCAGGATAGGGGCAGGGCAACGATCATTTCCGCAACTTGGTTTTAATCGCTTAATTGTACGTGAAGATGGGCACGCTAAACAATCATGGATAGGCGACGCTCATTACAAGGTTGAAAACCCCGACCGTATCCCTTTTGGTCCGGTTGACCCTGAAGTGGGGGTAATTAAGATAGAGGACATGAAAGGTAATACCCGTGCACTGGTTATGAATTATGCGATGCATGCCGATATTGTTTGTTTTAATTACGCCATATCTGCCGACTATCCCGGAGTGGCGAGCCGTAAGGTAGAAGAAGCTTATAACAATAAGGTAAATTGCCTTTTCATACAGGGCGCAGGAGGTAACATCGAGGCGTTACAAATTAGTCCGCGCAGATCAGGCCCCAATGATGCTGTGCAAACCAATTATGCTCCAATGGAAAGAACCGGCGAGCTATTGGCATGGGAAGTGCTGAAACTGGCCAAAAGCATTACACCACTCGATGGTCAGACTGATATTAAATATGTGACTGATTCATTGCAGTTTACAGGCCGGTATCATAAATCGCTCAAATATGATGTTCATTTGTCAACACTTATACTAAATAACCAGATTGCAATAGCAATATGCCCTGGCGAATTATTTGTACAGTTTGAACTGGAATGGAAAAAGCACATGCAACTGGCTGATAAAAAAGGCTTCTTTTTCGGTTATAGCTGGAGCGGCGGCAATTGGCCGGGTTATGTTGCCGATGTAAGATCTGCTGCCTTGGGTGGCTACGGTGCCGATGAAAACGATGATTTAATTGAAGTAGGAGCCGGTGAAAACATCATGACGCAGCAACTGAAAAACTATTATAACCTGACGGGATTGATGCGACAAGAGCCACCAAAACAATAA